A window of the Mesorhizobium opportunistum WSM2075 genome harbors these coding sequences:
- a CDS encoding lytic transglycosylase domain-containing protein codes for MRAIAATIALAGFAQSATPARANWLERPSLAQHRSSGSTRPPHCDAAAAWTRQTFKAFASCQASIYGLEPALAHAVMEIESGFDPDVRGADGEVGLMQVMPATARMLGFRGSLDDLGTPATNIALGVRYLAQANRLSAGDLCTTVMKYRAGHHESRFSALSVRYCQRARAIPARDGFEVTGPLPVATFGFSTFSTDGQDGAAAQENRVCVRRVFVPGPRYMKCADYRTAGQARQIRALRARLFGG; via the coding sequence TTGAGGGCGATCGCCGCAACGATCGCGTTGGCTGGCTTTGCCCAAAGTGCCACGCCGGCTCGCGCCAACTGGCTCGAACGGCCTTCCCTGGCGCAACATCGGTCGTCGGGTTCGACGCGGCCGCCGCATTGCGACGCGGCCGCGGCGTGGACCCGACAGACGTTCAAGGCGTTTGCGAGTTGTCAGGCCTCCATCTACGGCCTCGAGCCGGCGCTGGCGCACGCCGTCATGGAGATCGAAAGCGGCTTCGATCCCGACGTGCGGGGCGCCGATGGCGAAGTCGGCCTGATGCAGGTGATGCCGGCGACAGCGCGAATGCTCGGCTTTCGAGGCTCCCTCGACGATCTGGGCACGCCGGCGACGAACATCGCGCTGGGGGTCAGGTATCTTGCCCAGGCAAACAGGCTCTCCGCCGGTGACCTCTGCACCACGGTCATGAAGTATCGCGCCGGGCATCATGAAAGCCGGTTCTCGGCGCTCTCGGTCCGTTACTGCCAACGCGCGCGGGCAATCCCTGCCAGGGACGGGTTCGAAGTGACCGGGCCGTTGCCGGTCGCGACATTCGGCTTTTCCACATTTTCGACAGATGGGCAGGATGGAGCCGCCGCCCAGGAAAACCGTGTCTGCGTGCGCCGGGTGTTCGTGCCCGGACCGCGATACATGAAATGCGCCGACTACAGGACCGCGGGGCAAGCAAGACAGATCAGGGCCCTGAGGGCTCGGCTCTTCGGCGGCTAA
- a CDS encoding beta strand repeat-containing protein, whose protein sequence is MVSAVSFREIPEGYKQMTTNIELDTAARSWDEHSAASDHHGQTSPAEIQVAQAASTQPAAAEPVPVDVGSGAPVTPEAPAEAKAAAAPTPHEYVADASNVVKLPANVSIDNIKVDGHNLVLEQADGSVIVIKDGALHVPAFLIGDVEVPRVALIAALEASHVDVAFGADGSMSAGPGGSTSSAGGDFSVPAGGIGDGFDLSALLPPTDLAFGQPEHHELFPSLLPDSTPSIIDLAPENTGGDTTVYEKGLTSAPDTSEINTGTFTISSPDGVGSLTIAGQAISGAALANSASTPVSITTPLGSTLTITGYDASTGQVSYSYTLVHSEPHPGAGTDSIYDNMTVTVTDTDGDTSAPATLSVQIVDDVPVAVNDSATQATENAAVAVDVKANDTAGADGVDWSGVTHTIAQNGANPATGSLAYNNDGTFTYTPGAGEQGTVKFDYTIKDGDGDTSTATVTITLLTDSTPTITVTPDGGTPLVNATAVVDEKGLPTGTGELADHNAGNNSDASETTAGTFNITTSGDTLQALVIIDKNGNPINVTAATVAVPIVVHGTNGDLTVTSTGGVYSYSYTLAHNVANADPNQIGAADQATGEHFAVTVTDSDGDTANGSLTVKVNDDGPHANNDSATQTTENMPVTIDALANDVFGADGVAIGDASKVTFTQATQGVVSYDTTTHLFTYTPNAGAGGSSTADSFTYTVIDGDGDKSTATVSLTLKADSTPTITVTPDGGTPLVNATAVVDEKGLPTGTGELADHNAGNNSDASETTAGTFNITTSGDTLQALVIIDKNGNPINVTAATVAVPIVVHGTNGDLTVTSTGGVYSYSYTLAHNVANADPNQIGAADQATGEHFTVTVTDSDGDTANGSLTVKVNDDGPTIASIESQIVANSVDTHDGTWSFTPGADGLSTIAISLTNEPSISLIHHSTSIYDSATGVAQYTAFFDAGGTQPYFTVDMKADGTYTFEVINPAPTIVVTDTTALGAAGLGGNSNSVYLEQITVKNHFPVPHTDILFTGNSGWTGTNLGSTATVNSNNNGLGIGSGQTMDHNESITLKFLQGDGDNNSSTHSTTAAGMDHVQIDFLQGSNGGQMTGNYSVHVITYDQLGIAHNQGNMNIVNGVLDFTSTDLVYGMSVVNIGNTGLIVAGTTTSVTTAIETPPDVGLHFNVDVVDGDGDKASHGFDIIVDANDGHQATLTGDATYDPNILSGGPGDDILVAAAGYNILTGGAGADTFKLDHLDIKDLISDYSGAGGQGDKIDLTALFDMAPGGTITDYVQYNAGTKTLSVDVNGATGGHSFVDLAQLTNTPAAGTINILYDDSTHTQQHVTI, encoded by the coding sequence ATGGTGAGCGCTGTCTCTTTCCGGGAAATTCCGGAGGGGTACAAGCAAATGACCACCAATATCGAATTGGACACCGCTGCAAGGTCCTGGGACGAGCATTCCGCCGCCAGTGACCATCACGGTCAGACATCGCCGGCGGAGATCCAGGTCGCCCAGGCGGCTTCGACGCAGCCGGCAGCGGCCGAACCTGTGCCGGTCGATGTCGGCAGCGGCGCACCCGTCACGCCGGAGGCACCCGCGGAGGCGAAGGCAGCAGCTGCACCCACCCCCCACGAATACGTGGCCGACGCCAGCAACGTCGTGAAGCTTCCAGCCAACGTCTCGATCGACAACATCAAGGTCGACGGCCACAATCTGGTGCTCGAACAGGCCGATGGCTCGGTCATCGTGATCAAGGATGGCGCCCTTCACGTGCCGGCCTTCCTCATTGGCGATGTCGAGGTGCCGCGCGTTGCCCTGATCGCCGCGCTCGAGGCCAGCCATGTCGATGTTGCCTTCGGCGCCGACGGTTCGATGTCGGCCGGCCCGGGAGGCTCGACCTCCAGCGCAGGCGGAGACTTCTCGGTTCCCGCCGGCGGCATCGGCGACGGGTTCGACCTGTCGGCGCTGTTGCCCCCGACAGACCTTGCGTTCGGCCAACCGGAGCACCACGAACTGTTTCCGAGCCTGCTGCCGGATTCCACACCGTCGATCATCGACCTGGCGCCTGAGAACACTGGCGGCGACACCACCGTCTACGAAAAGGGCCTGACCTCGGCTCCCGACACCAGCGAGATCAATACCGGCACGTTCACCATCTCCTCCCCCGACGGTGTCGGCTCGCTGACGATCGCCGGCCAGGCGATCTCGGGTGCTGCGCTTGCCAACAGCGCATCGACGCCGGTCAGCATCACCACGCCGCTCGGCAGCACGCTGACCATCACCGGCTACGATGCCAGCACCGGCCAGGTGAGCTACAGCTACACGCTTGTCCACAGTGAGCCCCATCCCGGCGCCGGCACAGATTCCATCTACGACAACATGACCGTGACGGTGACCGACACCGACGGCGACACCTCCGCTCCCGCCACGCTGTCAGTCCAGATCGTCGACGATGTGCCTGTTGCGGTGAACGACAGCGCCACGCAGGCGACGGAGAACGCGGCGGTCGCGGTCGACGTCAAGGCCAACGACACGGCGGGCGCCGACGGCGTCGACTGGAGCGGCGTGACGCACACGATTGCGCAGAACGGCGCCAACCCGGCGACGGGGAGCCTGGCCTACAACAATGACGGCACCTTCACCTACACGCCCGGCGCGGGCGAACAGGGAACGGTGAAGTTCGACTACACCATCAAGGACGGCGACGGCGACACCTCGACCGCCACCGTGACCATCACGCTGCTGACCGACTCCACGCCGACGATCACGGTGACGCCGGATGGCGGGACGCCGTTGGTCAATGCGACCGCGGTTGTCGATGAGAAGGGCCTGCCGACCGGCACCGGCGAACTGGCCGACCACAATGCCGGCAACAACAGCGACGCGTCCGAGACGACGGCGGGCACCTTCAACATCACCACCAGCGGCGACACGCTGCAGGCGCTGGTGATCATCGACAAGAACGGCAATCCGATCAACGTGACCGCCGCGACGGTTGCGGTTCCGATCGTCGTGCACGGCACCAATGGCGACCTGACGGTGACCTCGACCGGCGGCGTCTACAGCTACAGCTACACGCTGGCGCACAATGTGGCGAACGCCGACCCCAACCAGATCGGGGCCGCCGACCAGGCGACCGGCGAGCACTTCGCGGTGACGGTCACCGACAGCGACGGCGACACCGCCAACGGCTCGCTGACCGTCAAGGTCAACGACGATGGGCCGCACGCCAACAACGACAGTGCCACGCAGACGACGGAGAATATGCCGGTCACGATCGACGCGCTCGCCAACGACGTGTTCGGCGCCGATGGCGTTGCGATTGGCGATGCCTCGAAGGTGACGTTCACGCAAGCCACGCAGGGCGTGGTGAGCTACGACACGACGACCCATCTGTTCACCTACACCCCCAATGCCGGGGCGGGTGGTTCCTCGACGGCCGACAGCTTCACCTACACGGTCATCGACGGAGATGGAGACAAATCGACGGCGACGGTGTCGCTGACGCTGAAGGCGGACTCGACGCCGACGATCACGGTGACGCCGGATGGCGGGACGCCGTTGGTCAATGCGACCGCGGTTGTCGATGAGAAGGGCCTGCCGACCGGCACCGGCGAACTGGCCGACCACAATGCCGGCAACAACAGCGACGCGTCCGAGACGACGGCAGGCACCTTCAACATCACCACCAGCGGCGACACGCTGCAGGCGCTGGTGATCATCGACAAGAACGGCAATCCGATCAACGTGACCGCCGCGACGGTTGCGGTTCCGATCGTCGTGCACGGCACCAATGGCGACCTGACGGTGACCTCGACCGGCGGCGTCTACAGCTACAGCTACACGCTGGCGCACAATGTGGCGAACGCCGACCCCAACCAGATCGGGGCCGCCGACCAGGCGACCGGCGAGCACTTCACGGTGACGGTCACCGACAGCGACGGCGACACCGCCAACGGCTCGCTGACCGTCAAGGTCAACGACGATGGGCCTACGATCGCCTCCATTGAAAGCCAGATCGTCGCCAACTCTGTCGATACGCATGACGGCACGTGGTCGTTTACGCCCGGTGCCGACGGACTCTCGACAATTGCAATTTCACTAACAAACGAGCCAAGCATATCACTAATCCATCATTCAACGTCGATCTACGACTCAGCCACCGGCGTCGCCCAATACACGGCGTTCTTCGATGCCGGTGGTACGCAGCCTTATTTTACGGTCGATATGAAAGCGGATGGCACCTATACTTTTGAGGTCATCAATCCCGCGCCCACTATAGTGGTAACAGATACAACCGCACTCGGCGCTGCTGGCCTTGGCGGCAACAGTAATAGCGTCTACCTTGAGCAAATAACCGTAAAGAATCACTTCCCCGTTCCCCACACGGACATACTGTTTACCGGTAATTCCGGTTGGACAGGTACAAATCTTGGCAGTACCGCCACGGTAAATTCGAATAACAATGGTTTGGGTATAGGTTCTGGTCAAACCATGGATCACAATGAATCGATAACCTTAAAGTTCCTTCAGGGAGATGGCGACAACAATTCCTCAACCCATTCGACGACTGCGGCTGGCATGGATCATGTCCAAATTGACTTCTTGCAAGGATCTAATGGTGGCCAAATGACGGGGAACTATTCTGTTCATGTGATCACTTACGACCAACTCGGAATTGCCCATAATCAGGGCAACATGAACATCGTCAACGGCGTTCTGGATTTCACCTCGACCGACCTTGTCTATGGCATGTCAGTTGTCAATATCGGAAATACAGGACTAATTGTTGCGGGTACCACCACCAGCGTGACAACGGCTATTGAGACACCTCCGGACGTCGGGTTGCATTTCAACGTCGATGTTGTGGATGGTGACGGCGATAAAGCCAGTCATGGCTTCGACATCATTGTCGACGCCAATGATGGGCACCAGGCCACCCTCACCGGCGACGCCACCTATGATCCCAATATCCTGTCGGGCGGACCGGGCGATGACATTCTCGTCGCTGCCGCGGGCTACAACATACTGACTGGCGGCGCAGGCGCCGATACGTTCAAGCTCGACCATCTCGATATCAAGGATCTGATAAGCGACTACAGTGGTGCCGGCGGCCAGGGTGACAAGATCGATTTGACCGCACTGTTCGACATGGCACCGGGTGGCACCATTACCGACTACGTGCAATATAACGCCGGCACGAAGACGTTGAGCGTCGACGTCAACGGCGCGACAGGCGGCCACAGTTTCGTGGACCTGGCACAACTAACGAACACCCCTGCGGCCGGAACCATCAACATTCTATACGACGACTCAACACACACACAGCAGCATGTCACGATTTAA
- a CDS encoding transglutaminase-like cysteine peptidase produces MKKEKIAPGTTGLKLLLLTIGLAGLPQPSLASPRFEGVASVGGLGEKVEAPRSLGGVSLERSGPWQPVAGYQPGIVSMSYTIDNANAGVAPTHADVGPADVGIDPIQTAAIIPGVFGSVALSMHNFPVAARWAPVYQAIVGCTAGSACEHKSAAFATLISTAQGKGFTEKLSLVNSGINRLIAYRKDSVVYGKLDYWAKPSEVLDKRAGDCEDFVILKMTALLRAGIPAQSMALVVLQDRKRGFFHAVLSVSTADGAFILDSLHNTVLRDSDLPDYVPLYSFSTDRAWIHGSRSGNAQVAEIKGGFAGVAPGEGLQPDTASGKLARK; encoded by the coding sequence ATGAAAAAAGAAAAAATCGCGCCGGGGACAACCGGTCTCAAACTGCTCTTGCTGACGATCGGCCTTGCGGGCCTGCCGCAGCCATCGCTCGCGAGCCCTCGTTTCGAGGGTGTCGCGTCGGTCGGCGGGCTCGGCGAAAAGGTAGAGGCGCCGCGTAGCCTGGGTGGCGTTTCCCTGGAAAGGTCCGGGCCCTGGCAGCCGGTCGCGGGATACCAGCCCGGCATTGTCTCCATGAGCTACACAATCGACAACGCCAATGCCGGCGTTGCGCCAACGCACGCCGATGTCGGACCCGCCGATGTCGGAATTGATCCCATCCAGACGGCGGCGATCATTCCCGGCGTTTTCGGCTCGGTCGCGCTGTCCATGCACAACTTTCCTGTCGCGGCGCGGTGGGCGCCTGTCTACCAGGCAATCGTCGGCTGCACGGCAGGCAGTGCCTGCGAGCATAAGAGCGCGGCTTTTGCCACGCTGATCTCGACGGCACAGGGCAAGGGGTTCACCGAGAAACTGTCCCTCGTCAACAGCGGCATTAATCGCCTGATCGCCTACCGGAAGGACAGTGTCGTCTATGGCAAGCTCGACTATTGGGCGAAGCCTTCGGAGGTGCTCGACAAGCGCGCCGGCGACTGCGAGGATTTTGTCATACTGAAGATGACCGCCCTGCTCAGGGCCGGCATTCCCGCGCAAAGCATGGCGCTCGTCGTCCTCCAGGATCGCAAGCGCGGGTTCTTCCACGCCGTCCTGTCGGTGAGCACGGCGGATGGCGCGTTCATCCTCGACAGCCTCCACAACACCGTCCTGCGTGACAGTGATCTCCCCGACTATGTTCCGCTCTATTCCTTCAGCACGGATCGCGCCTGGATCCATGGCTCGAGATCGGGCAATGCGCAGGTTGCCGAGATCAAGGGCGGCTTTGCCGGCGTCGCGCCCGGCGAAGGATTGCAGCCGGATACGGCTTCGGGGAAGCTTGCGCGAAAGTAA
- a CDS encoding ribbon-helix-helix domain-containing protein: MNDSATPPAVLDRLLVPTKAEDLGMEFRVVARLGVRRGIRLERAFWTSLRHMAESRKCTIGMLVDEIAEGQPASGNLTSAIRVACIRDMAEENLTLKRLASIRTISAILVACPSPAFALSSSKKILTFNAPFQQLVKRQLPTAPNDDGRQDLRLALDLNVADIFARLDANGETPVASGFVIGAGDRRYRGQLNAVRAPLIEQDLLMAFVSG, encoded by the coding sequence GTGAACGATAGCGCCACTCCTCCCGCCGTTCTCGACCGGTTGCTCGTGCCGACGAAGGCAGAAGACCTCGGCATGGAGTTCCGGGTCGTCGCGCGCCTCGGCGTGCGACGCGGAATCCGCCTGGAGCGGGCTTTCTGGACTTCGCTGAGGCATATGGCGGAAAGCCGGAAGTGCACGATCGGCATGCTTGTCGATGAGATCGCCGAAGGTCAGCCTGCTTCTGGCAACCTGACATCGGCGATCAGAGTTGCCTGCATACGTGACATGGCGGAGGAAAACCTGACGTTGAAAAGGCTAGCATCGATACGGACGATCAGCGCGATACTGGTCGCCTGTCCCTCGCCCGCCTTTGCCCTTTCATCGTCGAAAAAAATCCTGACCTTCAACGCTCCGTTCCAACAGTTGGTAAAGCGCCAATTGCCGACGGCGCCGAACGATGACGGGCGTCAGGATCTCAGGCTGGCACTCGATCTCAATGTCGCGGACATATTTGCGCGGCTGGATGCCAATGGCGAAACCCCGGTCGCCAGCGGGTTCGTCATCGGCGCCGGCGACCGCCGCTATCGCGGCCAGTTGAACGCGGTGCGGGCGCCGCTGATCGAACAGGACCTGCTGATGGCGTTCGTCAGCGGCTAA
- a CDS encoding HlyD family type I secretion periplasmic adaptor subunit produces MLAREDRPPFFASASIFIIGALFVAFVAWASFAEVDEIARGDGKVIPASKTQIIQASEPGVVQEIAVKIGQVVKKNDLIIRLDNTLNTSSLGEQQAKARALEVRIARLKYEQSGNLTGSFPCPDDIQAAAPQICDNEQKLLIARRENFDNKLSVLKSRLDQREKELDQAMADSDRLTKNLAISDQETKLVEAMVKKGLMARTEQIRVEREQTELHGQLNLAGETIKKAKSAITEAQLQVEELGLQLQQEALIDLTQALADLSVVDETIRGATDKVARTDIRSPVDGIVNTLEFNTVGAFVQPGVIVAGIVPTSETLLVEARVSPRDVAFIRPDQEALIKVTAYDFSIFGGIEGKVSNITADSLVDQKTGEPYYQVRVATETSTLERDGKAYSIIPGMICSVDIKTGRKTILTYLLKPINKAREEAMSER; encoded by the coding sequence ATGCTTGCTAGGGAAGATCGGCCGCCATTCTTCGCATCGGCGTCCATATTTATCATAGGAGCGCTGTTCGTCGCTTTTGTCGCCTGGGCGTCTTTCGCCGAAGTCGATGAAATCGCGCGTGGCGACGGCAAGGTCATACCCGCCTCCAAGACCCAGATCATTCAAGCCAGTGAGCCCGGCGTCGTTCAGGAAATTGCGGTCAAGATCGGCCAGGTCGTCAAGAAGAACGATCTGATCATTCGCCTCGACAACACGCTGAATACGTCCAGCCTGGGCGAACAACAGGCCAAGGCGCGCGCGCTGGAAGTGCGTATCGCCAGGCTCAAATACGAGCAGAGCGGCAACCTGACGGGATCCTTCCCTTGCCCGGACGACATTCAGGCCGCGGCACCGCAGATTTGCGACAATGAACAAAAGCTCCTGATCGCACGACGCGAAAACTTCGACAACAAACTGTCCGTGCTGAAGTCCCGGCTCGATCAGCGCGAGAAGGAACTCGACCAGGCAATGGCCGATTCCGATCGCCTTACCAAAAACCTGGCCATCAGCGACCAGGAAACAAAGCTGGTCGAGGCCATGGTCAAAAAGGGGCTGATGGCCAGGACCGAGCAGATCCGGGTCGAGCGCGAACAGACCGAACTCCATGGGCAGCTGAACCTTGCCGGCGAGACGATAAAGAAGGCCAAATCGGCCATCACCGAAGCCCAACTCCAGGTCGAGGAGCTGGGCCTCCAGCTGCAGCAGGAGGCGCTGATCGACCTGACCCAGGCGCTGGCCGATCTCTCGGTCGTCGACGAAACCATTCGGGGCGCAACCGACAAAGTGGCCCGAACCGACATTCGCTCTCCGGTGGACGGTATCGTCAACACGCTGGAGTTCAACACGGTCGGCGCCTTTGTCCAGCCTGGCGTGATCGTGGCCGGGATCGTGCCGACCTCCGAGACCTTGCTGGTGGAGGCACGGGTCTCGCCCCGGGATGTCGCGTTCATCCGCCCCGACCAGGAGGCGCTCATTAAAGTCACCGCCTACGATTTCTCGATCTTCGGCGGCATCGAAGGCAAGGTCTCCAACATCACGGCCGACAGCCTGGTCGACCAGAAGACCGGGGAACCCTACTACCAGGTGCGCGTGGCGACGGAGACGTCGACCCTGGAAAGAGACGGCAAGGCCTATTCGATCATCCCCGGCATGATCTGTTCCGTCGATATCAAGACCGGACGCAAGACGATCCTGACCTACCTCCTGAAGCCGATCAACAAGGCACGAGAGGAGGCAATGAGTGAACGATAG
- a CDS encoding type I secretion system permease/ATPase, translated as MNQQPHIVSPKEAFKACFSAVAAYLGRPSAETVLFAGVPLSDTRVEVDDIRNLAERIGLEARAFGHRDFLRGRIDLPAIVFRVSQLPVALLSEEEGGDYFTAPQEDGRTAISRSELAASYISGGVSFSITYANATEAMSVGSAPKIERRHWLTGTMGGFWRTYSKVVLSAMFINLLAIASPIFTMNVYDRILPNKAISTLWVLAIGIGAVIVFDLLLKTARASLIDYAGRKADLRISYMLFEKVLNSSLSARPGSTGEYANRITQYEFVREFFTSNTISVFIDTAFVFVFLLVIYAIGGWLVIIPAVAFLASVAVGLVTQRRIGKRVAASMNEASQRQSLLVESISTLETIKSLRAEAYLLRKWGEHSKNAANTSEKIKQLSAAAGNITQAIQQLVTVALVVAGAYAFSEGHVSTGAIIGTVMLAGRAVAPLGQIAITLSRFRQAMLSLRMVNSIMAQPEDRPDTVGFVNRPIRNGAMAFKNVGFVYPGSENEVLSGLNFTVRPGERIGIIGRIGSGKTTMGRLIGRLFLPTSGELLLDGIDIRQYHPSEVRAAVGIVAQAGDLFSGTIKENLLMACPEATDEQIIDAARAAGVDEFVSRHPRGYDMNVGERGTNLSGGQRQTVAIARLLLTKPKIVFLDEPSGSMDLASERQLIKQLKVAFDRGTTLIVSTHRFSMLELADRLIVIEQGKIVADGPKEQVIQALQKTNV; from the coding sequence GTGAATCAGCAACCCCATATCGTTTCACCGAAGGAGGCGTTCAAAGCCTGCTTTTCGGCGGTTGCCGCGTATCTCGGCCGACCGAGCGCAGAGACGGTGCTGTTTGCCGGCGTGCCGCTGTCGGATACCCGCGTCGAGGTCGACGACATCCGCAACCTTGCCGAACGCATAGGTCTGGAAGCGCGGGCGTTTGGCCATCGCGATTTCCTGCGCGGGCGGATCGATCTTCCCGCGATTGTCTTTCGCGTCAGCCAGTTGCCTGTTGCCCTGCTCTCCGAGGAGGAAGGCGGCGACTATTTCACCGCCCCCCAGGAGGACGGGCGCACCGCGATCAGCCGATCGGAACTCGCCGCCAGCTATATCAGCGGCGGTGTGTCCTTCTCGATCACCTACGCCAACGCCACGGAGGCGATGAGCGTCGGCTCGGCGCCGAAGATCGAGCGGCGACATTGGCTGACCGGGACGATGGGCGGCTTCTGGCGCACATATTCGAAAGTCGTGCTGTCGGCGATGTTCATCAATCTGCTCGCCATCGCCTCGCCGATCTTCACCATGAACGTGTACGACAGGATCCTCCCGAACAAGGCGATATCGACGCTCTGGGTCCTGGCCATCGGCATCGGCGCCGTCATCGTTTTCGACCTGCTTCTGAAGACCGCCAGGGCGTCGCTCATCGACTATGCCGGGCGCAAGGCCGATCTTCGGATTTCCTATATGCTGTTCGAGAAAGTGCTCAACTCGTCCTTGTCGGCGCGACCCGGTTCGACCGGCGAGTACGCAAACCGGATAACGCAATATGAGTTCGTGAGGGAGTTCTTCACCTCGAACACCATCAGCGTCTTCATCGACACCGCTTTCGTGTTTGTCTTCCTGCTGGTCATCTATGCGATCGGCGGCTGGCTGGTCATCATTCCGGCCGTGGCCTTCCTGGCGTCGGTCGCCGTTGGCCTGGTCACGCAGCGGCGCATCGGCAAGCGGGTCGCGGCCTCGATGAACGAGGCTTCGCAGCGCCAGTCCCTGCTGGTGGAATCCATCTCCACGCTGGAAACGATCAAATCCCTGCGCGCCGAAGCCTATCTGCTGCGCAAATGGGGCGAGCATTCGAAGAACGCCGCCAACACGTCCGAGAAGATCAAGCAGCTTTCGGCGGCAGCCGGCAACATCACCCAGGCGATACAGCAATTGGTCACCGTCGCCCTGGTGGTGGCTGGCGCCTATGCCTTTTCGGAGGGGCATGTCTCGACGGGGGCGATCATCGGGACGGTGATGCTGGCGGGCCGGGCCGTGGCCCCCCTCGGCCAGATCGCCATAACACTGTCGCGGTTTCGCCAGGCCATGCTCTCCTTGCGGATGGTCAACTCGATCATGGCGCAACCGGAAGACCGGCCGGATACGGTGGGCTTCGTAAACCGCCCGATCCGCAATGGCGCGATGGCATTCAAGAACGTCGGATTCGTCTATCCCGGTTCCGAAAACGAGGTTCTGTCCGGCCTGAATTTCACCGTCAGGCCCGGCGAGCGGATCGGCATAATCGGCCGGATAGGATCCGGCAAGACGACCATGGGCCGGCTGATCGGCAGGCTCTTCCTGCCGACTTCCGGCGAGTTGCTGCTGGACGGGATCGACATCCGCCAATACCACCCGTCGGAGGTTCGCGCCGCGGTCGGCATCGTTGCGCAGGCTGGCGATCTGTTCTCGGGCACCATCAAGGAAAATCTGCTGATGGCCTGCCCGGAAGCGACCGATGAGCAGATCATCGACGCGGCCAGGGCTGCCGGTGTCGACGAGTTCGTCTCCCGCCATCCGCGTGGCTACGACATGAACGTCGGCGAGCGCGGCACCAACCTTTCCGGCGGACAGAGGCAGACGGTGGCGATTGCCCGGCTGCTGCTGACCAAGCCGAAAATCGTCTTCCTGGATGAGCCATCCGGCTCGATGGACCTGGCCTCGGAACGTCAGCTGATAAAGCAGCTCAAGGTGGCCTTTGACCGCGGCACCACGCTGATCGTCTCCACCCACCGCTTCAGCATGCTCGAGCTGGCCGACAGGCTGATCGTGATCGAGCAGGGCAAGATCGTCGCCGACGGACCGAAAGAACAAGTCATACAGGCGCTGCAGAAAACAAATGTTTGA